In Leptodesmis sichuanensis A121, the following are encoded in one genomic region:
- a CDS encoding 3D domain-containing protein yields MSLSVALRVRGILLGNMTGIWVASNAGLMAIAVPPSLFLNPAAVPFTSGRLQLFNLPHQDVWLQVNSFNAMSRATPVTLWATYYSIHRAQAVANGQPLLDLRGQPLGPRLSRKDWCHAALQGTVQILEPGGRTSVYNFAGRGNTPQTDCSLFFSSLSSSTLERVNRVRFALAKNSYGQGTDGYRLVPYRTIAVDRTRIPIGSVIYIPEARGKVVTWPSGDRVIHDGFFFAADVGSGIQGNHIDIFIGTSMQNPFPFITSRSTGTFRAFLIQDADIRQALFALHRSGR; encoded by the coding sequence ATGTCGTTGTCTGTTGCACTCCGGGTTAGAGGTATTCTGCTGGGAAACATGACCGGGATTTGGGTTGCGAGTAATGCTGGTTTAATGGCGATCGCAGTTCCTCCCTCCCTGTTTCTGAATCCTGCTGCCGTACCCTTTACGTCAGGTCGGTTACAGCTTTTCAACCTGCCCCACCAGGATGTCTGGCTCCAGGTGAACAGTTTCAATGCAATGAGTCGCGCCACGCCTGTGACATTATGGGCTACCTACTATTCCATTCATCGCGCTCAAGCCGTGGCCAATGGGCAGCCGCTACTGGATCTCAGGGGACAACCGCTAGGGCCACGGCTGTCTCGTAAGGACTGGTGCCATGCAGCATTGCAAGGAACGGTACAGATTCTGGAACCCGGAGGCCGAACCTCTGTCTATAACTTTGCAGGTCGGGGAAACACGCCGCAGACAGACTGTTCCCTGTTTTTCAGTAGTCTTTCCAGTTCTACGCTGGAGCGGGTGAATCGGGTCAGGTTTGCTCTCGCCAAAAATTCCTATGGTCAGGGGACGGATGGGTATCGTCTGGTGCCTTACCGGACGATCGCCGTCGATCGCACCCGGATTCCCATTGGTTCCGTCATCTACATTCCAGAGGCACGGGGAAAAGTCGTTACTTGGCCATCCGGCGATCGGGTGATCCATGATGGCTTCTTCTTCGCTGCTGACGTCGGGAGTGGGATTCAGGGCAATCACATCGATATTTTCATTGGCACCTCCATGCAAAATCCCTTTCCTTTCATCACCAGCCGATCGACAGGGACTTTCCGCGCCTTCCTGATTCAGGATGCCGATATTAGGCAGGCGCTGTTTGCCTTGCATCGGAGTGGAAGGTAG
- a CDS encoding LL-diaminopimelate aminotransferase, with protein sequence MEFADRLGPLRSNVFADMDQAKARARAMGQELIDLSLGSSDLPAQPHVLEAIAQSLSDPQTHGYLLFHGTRPFREAAATWYHQKFGIAVDPETEVLPLIGSQEGTAHLPLAILNPGDFALLLDPGYPSHAGGVYLASGQIYAMPLLAENHFLPVFADIPAPVLAQAKMMVLSYPHNPTTAIAPLSFFQEAVAFCQQHNLVLVHDFPYVDLVFPSPTPHTPHPTPSSSLAPSILQADPNKTVSIEFFTLSKSYNMGGFRVGYAIGNSELIRALRQVKAAIDFNQYRGILNGAIAALTGPQDGVQASVEIFRQRRDAFVNALHRIGWQVPRPEATMYVWARLPEPWVKDSIKFCVQLVETTGVAVSPGAGFGKSGEGYVRFALVHDPAILETAVARIQQFLETH encoded by the coding sequence ATGGAATTTGCGGATCGTTTGGGGCCTCTTCGATCAAATGTATTTGCAGACATGGATCAGGCGAAAGCCAGAGCCAGAGCGATGGGCCAGGAGTTGATTGATCTTTCGCTGGGATCCTCAGATTTGCCTGCCCAGCCTCATGTCCTGGAGGCGATCGCGCAATCGCTCTCCGATCCTCAGACCCACGGCTATCTGCTGTTTCATGGCACCCGTCCCTTCCGGGAAGCCGCGGCCACCTGGTATCACCAAAAGTTTGGGATAGCCGTTGACCCAGAAACTGAAGTTCTACCCCTGATTGGTTCTCAGGAAGGTACCGCCCATTTACCGCTGGCAATTCTGAATCCGGGTGATTTTGCGCTGCTGCTGGATCCGGGCTATCCTTCCCATGCTGGCGGTGTATACCTGGCCAGTGGTCAAATCTATGCCATGCCGCTCTTAGCTGAGAACCATTTTTTGCCGGTATTCGCAGACATTCCGGCTCCGGTACTGGCTCAAGCCAAAATGATGGTCTTGAGTTATCCCCATAACCCCACCACCGCGATCGCCCCTCTTTCCTTCTTTCAGGAAGCCGTCGCCTTCTGTCAGCAACACAACCTCGTCCTCGTCCACGACTTCCCCTATGTGGATCTGGTCTTCCCATCCCCCACACCCCACACCCCACACCCCACACCCTCGTCCTCCCTCGCCCCCTCCATCCTCCAGGCCGACCCCAACAAAACCGTTTCCATTGAATTCTTCACCCTGTCCAAGTCTTACAATATGGGCGGCTTCCGGGTGGGATACGCGATCGGCAATTCTGAGTTAATCCGGGCGTTACGGCAGGTCAAAGCAGCGATTGACTTTAATCAGTATCGCGGCATTTTGAATGGGGCGATCGCAGCCCTGACTGGCCCCCAGGATGGCGTGCAAGCATCTGTAGAAATCTTTCGTCAGCGTCGGGATGCGTTTGTCAATGCCCTGCATCGAATTGGCTGGCAAGTTCCCAGGCCAGAAGCCACAATGTACGTTTGGGCAAGGCTTCCTGAACCCTGGGTCAAGGACTCCATCAAGTTTTGTGTGCAACTGGTAGAAACCACTGGAGTTGCGGTATCACCCGGAGCCGGATTTGGTAAATCTGGGGAAGGCTATGTCCGGTTTGCCCTGGTGCATGATCCAGCCATCCTGGAAACTGCGGTGGCACGAATCCAGCAGTTTCTAGAAACTCATTAA
- a CDS encoding MORN repeat-containing protein — translation MSGLTLTLIGAALSFGTHLPARAQYGFLQLAGGWKCEGRFQGNNGNGICVQRGDQGKVEAGTPYDYYRGDVRNGTFTGNGTIVYSNGDRYQGQVRNGRPNGRGMFLVANNERYEGSFRNGEFHGQGTYTYANGNKYEGQFGGGQPHGRGTFTFLENGKYAYAYTGQFYLGTINGNGVVTNANGVRCSGVFYNNDLVGRGTCTYPSGSPFRSYTGELRNGRPEGRGTLVYANGKRYTGEFRAGLPGLSPDKGG, via the coding sequence ATGAGTGGGTTGACTCTCACCTTGATCGGTGCAGCTCTTAGCTTCGGTACCCACTTACCAGCCCGTGCACAATATGGATTTCTGCAATTAGCCGGAGGCTGGAAATGTGAGGGACGATTTCAGGGCAATAATGGCAATGGCATCTGTGTCCAGCGAGGCGATCAGGGCAAAGTAGAAGCTGGAACGCCCTATGATTATTACCGGGGAGATGTCCGCAACGGCACGTTTACCGGCAATGGAACGATCGTGTATAGCAATGGCGATCGGTATCAGGGACAAGTTCGCAACGGTCGCCCCAACGGTCGAGGGATGTTCTTAGTCGCTAATAATGAGCGCTACGAGGGGAGCTTCCGGAACGGTGAATTTCACGGTCAGGGAACTTATACCTACGCCAATGGCAATAAATACGAAGGACAATTTGGCGGGGGACAACCGCATGGCCGGGGCACTTTCACCTTTCTGGAAAATGGCAAGTATGCCTACGCCTATACTGGACAGTTTTATTTAGGAACCATTAATGGCAACGGAGTTGTGACCAATGCCAATGGTGTGCGGTGTAGTGGCGTATTTTACAACAATGATCTGGTCGGTCGAGGCACCTGTACCTACCCCAGTGGCAGTCCTTTCAGAAGTTACACCGGAGAGTTACGCAACGGACGGCCAGAAGGTCGGGGAACCCTGGTTTATGCCAATGGCAAGCGCTACACAGGTGAATTTCGTGCCGGACTACCAGGGCTTTCTCCAGATAAAGGAGGATAA
- a CDS encoding thioredoxin family protein has product MGDSMEMMGTAIGGYAPDFELPGVDGSVHHLARYLKKFRAVGVVFMCNHCPYVKLYLNRLKQLQTEFEPQGFTLIGINPNDATQFPEDGFEQMKTFATDQQLNFPYLRDETQDVANSFGALKTPHVFLLNQDGVLCYSGRIDDQPDRPEAAQVHSFRDAIVQVLSGALVTPGATEPIGCSIKWRT; this is encoded by the coding sequence ATGGGTGATTCTATGGAAATGATGGGAACTGCGATCGGGGGATATGCACCAGACTTTGAGCTACCGGGAGTGGATGGCTCCGTGCATCACCTGGCCCGCTATCTAAAGAAGTTTCGGGCAGTTGGAGTGGTGTTTATGTGCAACCACTGTCCCTACGTCAAGCTCTACTTAAATCGCCTGAAACAACTGCAAACCGAGTTTGAACCGCAAGGCTTCACGCTGATTGGGATCAACCCGAACGATGCAACTCAGTTCCCTGAAGATGGGTTTGAGCAAATGAAAACGTTTGCGACTGATCAGCAACTGAACTTTCCCTATTTGCGGGATGAAACTCAGGATGTTGCGAACAGTTTCGGTGCGCTGAAAACGCCCCATGTGTTTCTTCTCAACCAGGATGGTGTACTCTGCTACAGTGGGCGCATTGATGACCAGCCCGATCGCCCTGAAGCCGCCCAGGTTCACTCGTTCCGGGATGCGATCGTTCAGGTGCTGAGCGGTGCGCTGGTGACTCCTGGCGCTACGGAACCGATCGGGTGTTCGATTAAATGGAGAACTTGA
- a CDS encoding LysR family transcriptional regulator, producing the protein MDWQRLSTLELRQICYFLAVVEAENNFSRAADRLHIEQPPLSQRVRSLEKALQVRLFDRRYRPLQLTAAGKVFWAEAQLALRHLERGITEAKRANQGELGQLTIGISSAVSNSVLPDILRTFRQQYPDVELELRELTMEQQLQELRDRQLDVGFEHIPAPYNQDPQFQLLPLFQEELVVALPEAHPLTAQASISLAALAQESLLLPSLKAFPFYQEVLQQFQQAGLTPNVLQNAKATWLLTLLSLVAAGVGVAILPSSNVQNIQRTGVVYRAIADLTLTRQLSAIWRSDHVSPVLQAFLKILQTFKLPRDEKLD; encoded by the coding sequence ATGGATTGGCAGCGACTCAGCACCCTGGAATTAAGACAGATTTGTTATTTTCTGGCGGTTGTGGAAGCCGAAAATAACTTCAGCCGTGCTGCCGATCGCTTGCACATTGAGCAACCCCCTTTGAGTCAACGGGTGCGATCGCTGGAAAAAGCCTTGCAGGTGCGACTGTTCGATCGCCGCTATCGCCCTTTGCAATTGACGGCAGCCGGAAAAGTATTTTGGGCTGAGGCGCAACTGGCCTTAAGGCATCTGGAACGGGGGATCACTGAAGCTAAACGGGCTAATCAGGGAGAGTTGGGCCAATTAACCATTGGCATCAGCAGTGCCGTTTCTAACAGTGTTCTACCGGATATTCTGCGAACCTTTCGCCAGCAGTACCCGGATGTAGAACTGGAACTGCGAGAACTGACGATGGAGCAGCAACTGCAAGAATTACGCGATCGCCAACTGGATGTTGGATTTGAACATATTCCCGCTCCCTACAACCAGGATCCCCAGTTTCAACTCCTGCCTCTGTTTCAGGAAGAATTGGTCGTCGCCCTGCCAGAAGCTCATCCCCTCACGGCTCAAGCCTCAATTTCCCTGGCAGCACTGGCTCAAGAATCTCTGTTGTTGCCCTCTCTTAAAGCATTTCCCTTTTATCAGGAAGTACTGCAACAGTTTCAGCAGGCGGGCTTAACTCCCAATGTGCTGCAAAATGCCAAAGCCACCTGGCTGCTCACCCTCCTCAGTCTGGTAGCGGCAGGAGTGGGGGTAGCGATTTTACCCAGTAGTAATGTGCAAAATATTCAGCGCACCGGGGTTGTCTATCGAGCGATCGCAGACCTGACGCTGACTCGTCAACTGTCTGCCATCTGGCGATCTGACCATGTATCCCCGGTGTTACAAGCGTTTTTGAAAATTCTGCAGACCTTTAAACTGCCCAGGGATGAGAAGCTTGACTGA
- a CDS encoding hydantoinase B/oxoprolinase family protein, producing the protein MAPKTSQRWQFWIDRGGTFTDIVARKPDGSLTVHKLLSENPERYKDAAIQGIRELLGLSGDAPIPADQIAAVKMGTTVATNALLERKGDRTLFVTTQGFRDVLRIGYQNRPNIFARQIVLPEMLYEQVIEVNERYTAQGEELIPITAAETARLSTLLQAAYDKGIRSCAIALLHGYRYPQHEQQVAEIARAIGFPQVSVSHEVSPLMKLVSRGDTTVVDAYLSPILRRYVNQVAGELGGQPRLLFMQSNGGLADAQAFQGKDSILSGPAGGIVGAVQTSQMAGLEKVISFDMGGTSTDVAHYAGEYERAFETEVAGVRLRAPMMSIHTVAAGGGSILFFDGSRYRVGPESAGANPGPACYRRGGPLAVTDCNVMLGRIHPEFFPQVFGLEGNLPLDAEIVRQKFTQLAEEIRASTGDGRSPEQVAEGFLAIAVEKMANAIKKISVQRGYDITEYTLCCFGGAGGQHACAIANSLGMRQVFIHPYAGVLSAYGMGLANQSVIRERSVEAPLSEAALPQLQQTLADLEAIARAELQPQLDADAQVETLPKAHLRYEGTDSALLVDFGNIATMTQRFEQAHFQRYGFIASDKAIVVEALSLEAVGLSAHLNEPDITHQRHQPLAAIATRPMYVSGSWQDVPLFQRDDLLPGDVIPGPAIVLEATGTNVIEPRWQAELTQKGHLMLRKLGNQELGIRNQELGIRHSSLEHQGQIKIHNSKFIIQNSTPDPVLLEIFNHLFMAIAEQMGFTLQNTSYSVNIKERLDFSCAIFDPQGQLVANAPHIPVHLGSMGESVQSLIRDRGSSLKPGDVYVSNNPYNGGTHLPDVTVITPVFAEERQKSEDRGQQDGEDGGDEAAIQNSKFIIHNSPLFYVASRGHHADIGGITPGSMPPNSVSIDQEGILIDNFQLVEAGRFREAELLELLTSGAYPVRNPMQNLADLKAQVAANAKGVQELHAMVRHFGLETVQAYMQHVQDNAEASVRRVIDALHDGTFTYQMDDGCQIQVQIAIDRATRSATIDFTGTSPQQPNNFNAPLAVCKAAVLYVFRTLVNDDIPLNAGCLKPLTIHVPAGCLLNPQPPAAVVAGNVETSQTVTDALYGALGAMAASQGTMNNFTFGNQRYQYYETICGGSGAGPTFAGTDAVHTHMTNSRLTDPEVLEWRFPVLLETFSIRPDSGGAGTYPGGNGVIRRLRFREPMTAAILSGHRLVAPFGLQGGSPGLTGRNRVERADGRVENLGGKAEVAMQAGDVFVIETPGGGGFGGGE; encoded by the coding sequence ATGGCACCCAAAACCTCGCAACGCTGGCAATTTTGGATCGATCGCGGTGGCACCTTCACCGATATTGTGGCTCGCAAACCCGACGGCAGCCTGACCGTTCACAAACTCCTTTCCGAGAATCCCGAACGTTACAAAGATGCAGCAATTCAGGGCATTCGGGAACTTTTGGGCCTGTCTGGAGACGCTCCCATCCCGGCTGACCAGATTGCTGCCGTCAAAATGGGGACAACAGTGGCCACCAATGCTCTGTTGGAGCGCAAAGGCGATCGCACTCTGTTTGTCACCACTCAGGGATTTCGGGATGTGTTGCGCATTGGGTACCAAAACCGCCCCAACATTTTTGCCCGTCAGATTGTGCTGCCAGAGATGTTGTATGAGCAGGTGATTGAAGTCAACGAACGCTATACCGCTCAGGGAGAAGAACTGATTCCGATTACGGCAGCCGAGACAGCCCGGTTAAGCACTCTCTTACAAGCCGCTTACGACAAGGGGATTCGCTCCTGTGCGATCGCCTTGTTACATGGCTACCGCTATCCCCAGCATGAACAGCAAGTTGCAGAGATTGCCCGTGCGATCGGCTTTCCCCAGGTCTCCGTCTCCCACGAAGTCAGTCCCCTGATGAAGCTGGTGAGTCGTGGCGATACTACCGTCGTTGATGCCTACCTGTCTCCCATCTTGCGGCGGTATGTGAATCAGGTAGCAGGAGAGTTGGGGGGACAACCCCGTCTGCTCTTCATGCAATCTAACGGTGGCCTCGCTGATGCCCAGGCGTTTCAGGGCAAGGACAGCATTCTGTCGGGGCCAGCAGGGGGCATTGTGGGTGCGGTGCAGACCAGTCAGATGGCGGGGTTAGAGAAAGTGATCAGCTTTGATATGGGGGGAACTTCTACAGACGTAGCCCATTATGCCGGGGAGTATGAACGAGCTTTTGAGACAGAAGTGGCCGGGGTGAGACTGCGAGCACCGATGATGTCGATTCATACGGTAGCAGCAGGCGGCGGGTCGATTTTGTTTTTCGATGGTTCCCGCTATCGGGTGGGGCCAGAATCGGCTGGAGCCAATCCGGGGCCAGCCTGCTACCGTCGCGGTGGGCCACTGGCAGTGACGGATTGCAATGTGATGTTGGGCCGGATTCACCCGGAATTTTTTCCCCAGGTATTTGGGTTAGAGGGCAATTTGCCCTTGGATGCAGAGATTGTACGCCAGAAATTCACGCAATTGGCAGAGGAGATTCGAGCTAGCACGGGAGATGGACGATCGCCAGAACAGGTAGCTGAAGGCTTTCTGGCGATCGCAGTGGAAAAAATGGCGAATGCCATCAAAAAAATCTCTGTGCAACGGGGCTACGACATTACCGAATACACTCTCTGCTGCTTTGGGGGAGCCGGAGGACAACATGCCTGCGCGATCGCCAATTCCCTTGGCATGAGGCAGGTCTTCATTCATCCGTATGCCGGAGTGTTGTCGGCCTATGGCATGGGGCTGGCGAATCAAAGTGTGATTCGGGAGCGATCGGTAGAAGCACCCCTGAGTGAGGCCGCGCTCCCCCAGTTGCAGCAAACCCTGGCCGATTTGGAGGCCATTGCCAGAGCCGAACTACAACCCCAACTAGATGCCGATGCCCAGGTGGAAACCTTGCCCAAAGCCCATCTTCGCTACGAAGGCACGGACTCGGCTTTGCTCGTAGACTTTGGGAACATAGCAACTATGACCCAGCGGTTTGAGCAGGCTCACTTTCAGCGCTATGGCTTCATTGCCAGCGACAAAGCCATCGTCGTGGAAGCCCTTTCCCTGGAAGCCGTGGGTCTGTCTGCCCACCTGAATGAACCAGACATCACGCACCAACGACATCAACCTTTGGCCGCGATCGCTACCCGTCCCATGTATGTCTCCGGCTCCTGGCAAGACGTGCCTCTCTTCCAGCGCGACGATTTATTGCCCGGAGATGTAATTCCTGGCCCCGCGATCGTCCTGGAAGCTACCGGCACCAATGTAATTGAACCTAGATGGCAGGCGGAGTTAACGCAGAAAGGGCATTTGATGCTGAGGAAGTTGGGCAATCAGGAATTAGGAATTAGGAATCAGGAATTAGGAATTCGTCATTCGTCTTTAGAACACCAGGGACAAATCAAAATTCATAATTCAAAATTCATAATTCAAAATTCTACTCCCGACCCCGTCTTGCTGGAAATCTTCAATCACCTATTCATGGCGATCGCGGAGCAGATGGGCTTTACCCTGCAAAACACCAGCTATTCCGTCAATATTAAGGAGCGATTAGACTTTTCCTGCGCCATTTTTGATCCGCAAGGACAACTGGTGGCAAATGCGCCTCATATCCCGGTTCACTTGGGGTCGATGGGCGAAAGTGTGCAATCCCTGATTCGCGATCGCGGTTCGTCTCTCAAACCGGGTGATGTCTATGTGTCAAACAATCCGTATAACGGCGGCACTCATTTACCCGATGTCACAGTGATTACACCAGTCTTTGCGGAGGAAAGGCAGAAGTCAGAAGACAGAGGGCAGCAAGATGGGGAAGATGGGGGAGATGAAGCAGCAATTCAAAATTCAAAATTCATAATTCATAATTCTCCCCTCTTCTATGTCGCTTCCCGTGGTCATCATGCCGACATTGGGGGAATTACGCCCGGTTCAATGCCACCGAATAGTGTGAGCATTGACCAGGAAGGGATTTTGATTGACAACTTTCAACTTGTCGAAGCAGGGCGGTTTCGGGAAGCAGAATTATTGGAATTGCTGACTTCCGGTGCCTATCCCGTTCGCAATCCGATGCAGAACCTAGCCGATTTGAAAGCGCAGGTGGCGGCTAACGCGAAAGGGGTTCAGGAACTGCATGCGATGGTGCGGCACTTTGGGTTGGAAACAGTCCAAGCGTATATGCAGCACGTTCAAGATAATGCAGAAGCCTCGGTGCGGCGAGTGATTGATGCCTTGCATGATGGCACTTTCACCTATCAGATGGATGATGGCTGTCAGATTCAGGTACAAATTGCCATCGATCGCGCTACTCGCAGCGCCACCATTGACTTTACGGGTACCTCTCCGCAACAGCCGAATAACTTTAATGCTCCCTTAGCGGTCTGCAAAGCGGCTGTACTGTATGTCTTCCGCACCCTCGTCAACGACGATATTCCCCTGAATGCGGGATGTTTGAAGCCGTTAACCATCCATGTTCCCGCAGGCTGTCTGCTGAATCCCCAACCACCTGCCGCTGTGGTGGCCGGAAATGTCGAAACTTCTCAAACAGTGACAGATGCGCTGTATGGGGCATTAGGCGCAATGGCCGCGTCCCAGGGCACCATGAATAACTTCACCTTTGGCAACCAGCGCTACCAGTATTACGAAACCATCTGTGGCGGTTCTGGCGCTGGCCCCACCTTCGCTGGCACAGATGCCGTTCATACTCACATGACCAACTCCCGCCTCACCGATCCAGAAGTTTTGGAATGGCGCTTTCCCGTCCTGTTAGAAACGTTCTCGATTCGTCCTGATAGCGGGGGAGCAGGCACCTATCCCGGTGGCAATGGGGTGATTCGCCGACTTCGCTTTCGGGAACCGATGACGGCTGCCATTCTCTCTGGTCATCGCCTCGTTGCCCCCTTCGGGTTGCAGGGGGGCAGTCCTGGTCTAACAGGTCGCAACCGGGTAGAACGGGCAGATGGCCGTGTGGAAAATTTGGGCGGCAAAGCGGAGGTTGCTATGCAGGCCGGAGATGTATTTGTGATTGAAACACCGGGAGGAGGAGGGTTTGGAGGAGGAGAGTAA
- the speB gene encoding agmatinase, translating to MQVQTLTSSLPFLGPDVAADYDTARVVILPIPYEATTTYRRGCENGPAAILDASQQVEYYDDDHDREWWPVGLYTHETIADTRNGHHVSSQEMLTEVQNTVAQLIADGKFVISLGGEHSITTGIVEAYRQAHPREPFTVVQIDAHGDLRNEYEGSIHNHACVMRRIVDMGLPTVQIGIRSICKEEADLIRERQLTVIRAREIALKPDWMQRALAAIQTQKVFLTIDLDGIDPTLIPGVGTPEPGGLNWFSLLTFLEQVFQNHEVIGCDVMELAPITDSVVSEFTAAKLVYKLVGYQAVAQGW from the coding sequence ATGCAGGTGCAGACCTTAACTTCTTCATTGCCCTTTTTGGGGCCGGATGTAGCCGCAGACTATGATACAGCGCGGGTTGTCATCCTGCCCATTCCTTACGAAGCTACTACAACTTACCGCCGTGGTTGTGAAAACGGGCCAGCCGCGATTCTGGATGCGTCCCAACAGGTGGAATATTACGACGATGACCACGATCGCGAATGGTGGCCAGTGGGTCTTTATACCCATGAAACGATCGCCGATACTCGCAACGGCCATCACGTCTCCTCTCAAGAAATGCTGACAGAGGTGCAAAATACCGTTGCCCAGTTGATTGCAGATGGCAAGTTTGTAATTTCCCTGGGGGGTGAACATAGTATCACCACAGGCATTGTGGAAGCGTATCGGCAGGCGCATCCGAGAGAGCCGTTTACCGTGGTGCAGATTGATGCTCACGGAGATTTACGCAATGAGTATGAAGGGTCAATTCATAATCATGCCTGTGTCATGCGGCGAATTGTGGATATGGGATTGCCGACAGTGCAAATTGGAATTCGCAGCATCTGTAAAGAAGAGGCAGATCTGATTCGGGAACGGCAACTGACAGTCATTCGAGCCAGAGAGATTGCTCTAAAACCCGACTGGATGCAGCGTGCCCTGGCCGCTATTCAAACCCAAAAGGTTTTTCTTACGATTGATCTGGATGGCATTGATCCTACGTTGATTCCCGGAGTTGGTACGCCGGAACCGGGTGGCCTCAACTGGTTCAGCTTGCTCACCTTTTTAGAACAGGTCTTTCAAAACCATGAGGTGATTGGTTGCGATGTCATGGAACTGGCTCCCATTACCGATTCGGTCGTTTCAGAGTTTACAGCCGCCAAATTGGTTTATAAATTAGTGGGATACCAGGCTGTGGCACAGGGGTGGTAA